The following are from one region of the Longimicrobiaceae bacterium genome:
- the rpe gene encoding ribulose-phosphate 3-epimerase yields the protein MPLKIAPSILSADFTRLGEQVRAAEQAGADWIHVDVMDGHFVPNLTVGPAVTAAIRSVTRLPIDVHLMVENPDEHLQAFVDAGADSLTVHVEALPHLHRTVHRIHQLGVRAGVALNPATPVETLTEIAGDLDLVLVMTVDPGFGGQDFIPRSGEKVARMAELLGRRGQAGVELEVDGGIRSETVAEVVAAGATVAVAGSAIFGDGGDIGHNIARLRAAASPVERNRR from the coding sequence ATGCCCCTGAAGATCGCTCCCTCGATCCTCTCGGCGGACTTCACCCGCCTCGGGGAACAGGTCCGTGCCGCCGAGCAGGCAGGGGCCGACTGGATCCATGTCGACGTCATGGACGGCCACTTCGTCCCCAATCTGACGGTGGGGCCGGCGGTGACCGCCGCGATCCGTAGCGTGACCCGGCTGCCGATCGACGTGCACCTCATGGTCGAAAATCCGGACGAGCACCTGCAGGCGTTCGTCGACGCCGGCGCCGATTCGCTCACCGTACACGTCGAGGCGCTTCCGCACCTGCACCGGACGGTGCATCGTATTCACCAACTCGGCGTGCGCGCAGGAGTGGCCCTCAATCCTGCCACTCCAGTGGAGACCTTGACAGAGATTGCCGGGGACCTCGATCTCGTGCTGGTGATGACCGTCGACCCGGGCTTCGGGGGCCAGGATTTCATCCCGCGGAGCGGGGAGAAGGTGGCGCGCATGGCGGAGCTGTTGGGCCGACGTGGCCAGGCTGGTGTCGAGCTCGAGGTGGACGGAGGAATCCGGAGCGAGACGGTGGCGGAGGTGGTGGCGGCGGGCGCCACGGTGGCCGTCGCCGGCTCGGCCATCTTCGGAGACGGGGGCGATATCGGCCACAACATTGCCCGGCTGCGAGCGGCAGCGTCGCCGGTGGAACGCAACAGGCGGTGA
- a CDS encoding TolC family protein, with amino-acid sequence MSYPRLIRGAFIGLLATAVVAGGGAAQAGPTGATNTPADTVRLAELLEAALQEDPRSTQPGLVDAQTERRLRTIDADRLPAIGLYARGQHQSVVPSIPFDLPGGFSPPVPPRDSYEAAVTLRQSLYDPSVSARRRVETARGQEARASVDASLYSIRDRVSEAFFAALLLGAQADEVDAAIAAIQAHLQVVEARRREGAALPSEEADLQRELLRREQARDQLRARAEAARDQLEQLTGVPIDSATRLEPPSLAALENAAPQEWKSLQTRPEYERFRQTAEVLERRAQALSARARPRLSAFGRAGYGRPGLNPLSTRAEEYWLAGIEVEWSPWQRGTVRNERGELALQEEILKTEAEAFTRELEQSVIAQLAEVEQLEAALTRDDRIVELSEQILRETRLRFEEAVVTSAELLEDEADLLRARLDRVNHSIGLAHARARLLTIIGQPIP; translated from the coding sequence ATGAGCTACCCTCGTCTGATTCGCGGAGCCTTCATTGGCTTGCTCGCGACGGCTGTTGTGGCGGGAGGTGGCGCCGCTCAGGCGGGACCGACCGGCGCGACGAACACGCCTGCAGACACGGTCCGGCTGGCGGAGCTCCTGGAGGCTGCCCTGCAGGAGGATCCGCGCTCCACACAGCCGGGGCTGGTGGATGCGCAGACGGAGAGGCGTCTGCGCACGATCGACGCCGATCGGCTGCCGGCGATCGGACTGTATGCCCGTGGTCAGCACCAGTCCGTCGTCCCCTCGATTCCGTTCGATCTACCCGGAGGTTTCTCTCCCCCGGTGCCCCCTCGCGACTCCTACGAGGCCGCGGTCACCCTGCGGCAGAGCCTGTACGACCCGTCCGTTTCAGCGCGTCGCCGGGTCGAGACCGCGCGCGGCCAAGAGGCCCGCGCCAGCGTCGACGCCTCGCTCTACTCGATCCGTGATCGGGTGAGCGAGGCCTTCTTCGCGGCTCTGTTGCTGGGAGCCCAAGCCGATGAGGTGGATGCGGCGATCGCGGCAATCCAGGCGCACCTGCAGGTGGTCGAGGCGCGCCGAAGGGAGGGGGCGGCGCTTCCCAGCGAGGAGGCCGATCTCCAGAGGGAGCTCCTGCGCCGTGAGCAGGCGCGGGATCAGCTGCGTGCGAGGGCGGAGGCAGCGCGCGACCAGCTGGAGCAGCTCACCGGGGTTCCCATCGATAGCGCGACCCGGCTCGAGCCGCCCTCTCTTGCGGCGCTGGAGAACGCCGCCCCGCAGGAATGGAAGTCTCTGCAGACGCGCCCTGAGTACGAGCGCTTCCGCCAGACCGCGGAGGTCCTGGAGCGACGGGCACAGGCTCTGTCGGCGCGCGCCCGACCCCGCCTGTCGGCTTTCGGCCGCGCGGGCTACGGCAGACCGGGACTCAACCCTCTTTCCACGCGCGCCGAGGAGTACTGGCTCGCGGGAATCGAGGTGGAGTGGTCGCCGTGGCAGCGCGGAACGGTCAGGAACGAGCGCGGAGAGCTGGCGCTCCAGGAGGAGATCCTGAAAACCGAGGCGGAGGCGTTCACGCGCGAGCTGGAGCAGTCCGTGATCGCGCAGCTCGCCGAGGTCGAGCAGCTGGAGGCAGCCCTTACCCGCGACGACCGTATCGTCGAGCTGAGCGAGCAGATCCTGCGGGAGACCCGCCTCCGCTTCGAAGAAGCCGTCGTGACCTCAGCGGAGTTGCTGGAGGACGAGGCCGACCTTCTCCGCGCGCGGCTAGACCGGGTCAACCATTCGATCGGTCTGGCACACGCCCGCGCGCGGCTCCTCACCATCATCGGTCAACCGATCCCATGA
- a CDS encoding HlyD family efflux transporter periplasmic adaptor subunit, with the protein MIVHLSGRPIAPSLLLALCVVGACRRTPEPHAYGNFEATEVVVSAESAGQLERFVPDEGMWIAAGSIAAVVDTIQLALERRQIEAQHQAATLREVEVTQRLRAVEAQLEVARRSYERTRRLFAATAATAVQLDQAERELRTLQAEFDALRAQQESVALEAASASARVAQIEERIARSVVRNPHSGTVLTTYVEEGEVVQPGQPLYRIADLDTLDLRAYVAGDQLLQLRVGQPATVRVDAGGGELMPVGGVVTWISPSAEFTPTPIQTRDERADLVYAVRVRVPNPQGRLKIGMPADVTFGSAPVPPAGDRGERADSASAAEEA; encoded by the coding sequence ATGATCGTCCACTTGTCGGGCAGGCCAATCGCACCATCGCTGCTGCTTGCCCTCTGCGTCGTCGGCGCGTGCCGCCGGACACCGGAGCCCCACGCGTACGGAAACTTCGAAGCCACCGAGGTGGTGGTCTCGGCGGAGAGCGCGGGCCAGCTCGAGCGATTCGTGCCGGACGAAGGAATGTGGATCGCCGCGGGATCCATCGCGGCGGTGGTCGACACGATCCAGCTCGCGCTCGAGCGGCGGCAGATCGAAGCCCAACACCAAGCCGCGACCCTTCGCGAGGTCGAGGTCACGCAGCGGCTGCGCGCCGTCGAGGCGCAACTGGAGGTGGCGCGTCGCAGCTACGAGCGTACGCGGCGGCTGTTCGCGGCGACCGCCGCCACCGCGGTGCAGCTCGACCAGGCAGAGAGAGAGCTGCGGACGCTGCAGGCCGAGTTCGACGCGCTGCGCGCGCAGCAGGAGAGCGTCGCTCTGGAGGCCGCCTCGGCTTCCGCCCGGGTCGCCCAGATCGAGGAGCGGATCGCCCGCAGCGTCGTGCGCAATCCGCACAGCGGGACGGTGCTCACCACCTACGTCGAGGAAGGCGAAGTCGTGCAGCCGGGCCAGCCGCTCTATCGGATCGCGGATCTCGACACCCTCGATCTGCGTGCCTACGTGGCGGGCGACCAGCTGCTGCAGCTACGCGTGGGGCAGCCCGCCACCGTGCGAGTCGACGCCGGAGGTGGCGAGCTGATGCCAGTAGGGGGCGTGGTCACCTGGATCTCGCCCTCGGCGGAATTCACGCCCACGCCGATCCAGACGCGGGACGAGCGGGCCGATCTGGTCTACGCCGTCCGGGTCCGCGTGCCCAATCCGCAGGGTAGGCTGAAGATCGGGATGCCGGCGGACGTCACCTTCGGCTCCGCGCCGGTCCCCCCTGCCGGGGATCGAGGCGAGCGCGCCGACTCTGCCAGCGCCGCGGAGGAGGCATGA
- a CDS encoding ABC transporter ATP-binding protein, with translation MSRLFRRRVSSVSTLAASGGRVSVQEPIVVENLSRRFGENTALDGISLRVNAGELFGLVGPDGAGKTTLFRILSTLLLPDTGRATVLGFDVGRHLWEIRARVGYMPGRFSLYPDLSVEENLHFFAAVFGTTVDEGYAAIAPIYRQIEPFRERRAGALSGGMKQKLALCCALVHRPQLLLLDEPTTGVDAVSRRELWDLLAELKASGLPILVATPYMDEAARCDRIGLMQAGRLLAVDEPGRIGDRVRTPLLSITGPGRYRMLLRLRQHPDALSVHPFGDTLHYADRRTGVTPQALAAEIRSLLRQEGFEHAQVVPIRPGVEDAFLALIEGREEAPAA, from the coding sequence ATGAGCCGCCTCTTCCGGCGCCGTGTGTCCTCGGTGAGCACTCTCGCCGCGAGCGGCGGTCGAGTGAGCGTGCAGGAACCGATCGTGGTCGAGAACCTCAGCCGCCGCTTCGGCGAGAACACCGCCCTGGATGGGATCTCGCTGCGGGTCAACGCCGGGGAGCTGTTCGGGCTGGTGGGTCCCGACGGTGCAGGGAAGACCACCCTCTTTCGCATCCTCTCCACCCTGCTTCTCCCGGATACGGGTCGGGCCACCGTCCTGGGCTTCGACGTGGGCCGTCACCTGTGGGAGATCCGCGCCCGCGTCGGCTACATGCCCGGTCGCTTCTCCCTCTATCCCGATCTGAGCGTCGAGGAGAACCTGCATTTCTTTGCGGCGGTGTTCGGCACGACGGTGGACGAGGGATATGCCGCCATCGCCCCCATCTATCGTCAGATCGAGCCCTTTCGCGAGCGCCGCGCGGGGGCGCTCTCCGGCGGCATGAAGCAGAAGCTGGCGCTCTGCTGCGCGCTCGTGCACCGCCCGCAGCTCCTGCTGCTGGACGAGCCGACCACCGGGGTCGACGCCGTATCGCGCCGGGAGCTCTGGGACCTGCTAGCCGAGCTCAAGGCCTCCGGCCTGCCCATTCTCGTGGCTACCCCTTACATGGACGAGGCCGCGCGCTGCGACCGGATCGGCCTGATGCAGGCCGGCCGATTGCTGGCGGTGGACGAGCCAGGCCGGATCGGCGACCGCGTCCGCACGCCGCTCCTCTCGATCACCGGTCCCGGACGCTACCGGATGCTGCTGCGGCTGCGGCAGCATCCCGATGCCCTCTCGGTTCACCCCTTCGGGGATACGCTGCACTATGCCGATCGCCGAACCGGCGTGACGCCGCAGGCGCTCGCCGCGGAGATCCGCAGCCTGCTGCGCCAGGAGGGTTTCGAGCACGCCCAGGTGGTCCCGATTCGTCCCGGCGTGGAAGACGCCTTTCTGGCACTGATCGAGGGTCGCGAGGAGGCGCCCGCCGCATGA
- the rpiA gene encoding ribose-5-phosphate isomerase RpiA: MDEEQQKRRAAIHGARWIGEDAVVGLGTGSTVRHLLDVIAEGRREGRWLGIRCVPTSRQTEEVARQLGIPLVSLDEEPVLDVTIDGADEVDQRLDLIKGRGGALLREKIVAAASRLRVIIADASKEVAKLGTRMPLPVEVDPFGAAIQPDFLRSLGAIPELRRTANGVPFVSDGGNYILDCRFPDGIDDAAALERELNNRPGIVENGLFVGLADHVVVASNDEIRVLSRAGASV; this comes from the coding sequence GTGGACGAGGAGCAGCAGAAGCGCAGGGCCGCGATTCACGGGGCGCGCTGGATCGGAGAAGATGCGGTGGTCGGGCTCGGTACCGGCTCCACGGTGCGACACCTTCTCGACGTCATCGCCGAAGGCCGTAGGGAAGGGCGTTGGCTGGGCATTCGCTGCGTCCCCACGTCGCGGCAGACGGAGGAAGTGGCGCGTCAGCTCGGAATTCCCCTCGTTTCTCTGGATGAGGAGCCAGTCCTGGACGTCACCATTGACGGTGCTGACGAGGTGGATCAGCGGCTCGACCTCATCAAAGGGCGGGGCGGCGCGCTGCTGCGGGAGAAGATCGTCGCGGCCGCGTCCCGCCTGAGGGTTATCATTGCCGACGCCTCGAAGGAAGTGGCGAAGTTGGGTACGCGGATGCCGCTGCCCGTGGAGGTTGACCCGTTCGGAGCCGCGATCCAGCCGGATTTCCTACGGTCCCTCGGGGCCATTCCCGAGCTGCGTCGGACTGCGAACGGCGTGCCCTTTGTGAGTGACGGGGGAAACTACATTCTGGACTGCCGGTTCCCCGACGGCATCGACGATGCGGCCGCGCTCGAGCGGGAGCTCAACAATCGCCCGGGGATCGTCGAGAACGGGCTCTTCGTGGGCCTGGCCGATCACGTGGTGGTCGCCTCCAACGACGAGATACGCGTCCTTTCCCGGGCTGGCGCCTCCGTCTGA
- a CDS encoding helix-turn-helix domain-containing protein has translation MAKAEVGRTDDSGTERRILDAARRVFMRRGTAGARMQEIAEEAGVNQALLHYYFRSKERLAEAVFLEVAKRLVPAVAEILGSAAPLEQKVRRAVEIYIDTVRKTPYLPAYVLSELHHHPERFQALVANAAGGRGRDPHEVLELLRRQLDEEAAAGRLRPIAPEQFLLNVMGLVAAPFLVLPILPFVLPGEPDAFDRILDERRAELPDLILRSLRP, from the coding sequence ATGGCGAAGGCGGAAGTGGGACGGACGGATGACAGCGGTACGGAGCGGAGGATCCTCGACGCGGCGCGACGCGTGTTCATGCGGCGCGGAACCGCGGGCGCCCGCATGCAGGAGATCGCCGAGGAAGCGGGCGTGAACCAAGCGCTACTTCATTACTACTTCCGCTCGAAGGAGCGGCTGGCGGAGGCGGTCTTTCTGGAGGTGGCCAAGCGACTGGTGCCCGCCGTGGCGGAGATCCTCGGGTCCGCGGCGCCCCTGGAGCAGAAGGTTCGGCGCGCGGTGGAAATCTACATCGACACGGTGCGGAAGACCCCCTACCTGCCCGCCTACGTGCTCTCGGAGCTGCACCATCATCCGGAGCGCTTTCAGGCGCTGGTGGCCAATGCCGCCGGTGGCCGCGGTCGAGATCCGCACGAGGTGCTCGAGCTGCTGCGGCGACAGCTGGACGAAGAGGCGGCGGCGGGTCGCTTGCGTCCCATCGCGCCCGAGCAATTTCTCCTCAATGTGATGGGTCTCGTGGCCGCTCCTTTCCTCGTCCTGCCCATCCTCCCGTTCGTCCTGCCCGGCGAGCCCGATGCGTTCGACCGCATCCTGGATGAAAGGCGGGCGGAGCTTCCGGACCTCATCCTCCGGTCGTTGCGGCCATGA